One part of the Raphanus sativus cultivar WK10039 chromosome 7, ASM80110v3, whole genome shotgun sequence genome encodes these proteins:
- the LOC108814306 gene encoding protein WHAT'S THIS FACTOR 1 homolog, chloroplastic, translated as MVFRNLTVSYELIKNPIPLLNHRTRWISSLKVVWKKDTRLDEAIEQDKRYNLCARVTREVLNEPGQVIPLRYLEKRRERLRLGFKAMSFVEMNPSLFEIYYDRIKPKSEPVRFVRPTPRLRAFLDEEERIYRENEGVIVAKLCKLLMMAKDKVISADKLVHVKRDFGFPNDFLVRLVKKYPNYFRLTGLVGEEGNNKSFLELVDWNPDFAKSAIELRAEEKTVRTGVRVRPNFDVKLPSGFFLRKEMREWTRDWLERDYISPYEDASRFDQASKEMEKRTVGVFHELLSLSLLKRVPVPILGKFCDEFRFSNAFASVFTRHSGIFYLSLKGGIKTAVLREAYREEVLIDRDPLLAVKEKFSRLLEEGWQERKDRLKLQREQVEKDREVLLAGEKQQEPEERLCD; from the coding sequence ATGGTTTTTAGAAACTTAACCGTTTCTTACGAACTCATCAAAAACCCGATACCGTTACTAAACCATCGCACGAGATGGATCTCGAGCTTGAAAGTGGTGTGGAAGAAGGACACGAGGCTAGACGAAGCCATCGAGCAGGACAAGCGTTACAACCTCTGCGCTCGCGTCACGAGAGAAGTCCTAAACGAGCCAGGCCAAGTCATCCCCTTAAGGTACCTCGAGAAGCGGCGCGAGAGGCTGCGCCTCGGTTTCAAAGCCATGAGCTTCGTCGAGATGAACCCTTCCCTCTTCGAGATCTACTACGACCGGATCAAACCGAAGTCGGAGCCGGTTCGATTCGTCCGCCCAACGCCTCGTCTCAGAGCTTTCCTCGACGAAGAAGAGAGGATCTATCGGGAGAACGAGGGGGTGATCGTCGCCAAGCTCTGCAAGTTGCTGATGATGGCGAAGGATAAGGTAATCAGCGCTGATAAATTGGTTCACGTGAAGAGAGATTTCGGTTTTCCAAATGATTTTTTGGTTAGATTGGTTAAGAAATACCCGAATTATTTCCGGTTAACCGGTTTAGTCGGAGAAGAAGGGAATAATAAGTCCTTTCTAGAGCTCGTCGATTGGAACCCTGATTTCGCTAAATCGGCGATTGAGTTGAGAGCGGAAGAAAAAACCGTTAGAACCGGTGTTCGCGTGCGTCCCAACTTCGATGTGAAACTGCCGTCTGGTTTTTTCTTAAGGAAGGAGATGAGAGAGTGGACTAGGGATTGGTTAGAGAGAGACTACATATCGCCTTACGAGGACGCGTCTCGTTTCGACCAGGCTTCTAAGGAGATGGAGAAACGAACCGTCGGTGTTTTTCACGAGCTGCTGTCTCTCTCGCTGCTGAAGAGAGTCCCCGTGCCTATACTGGGTAAGTTCTGCGATGAGTTTAGGTTCTCGAACGCGTTTGCGAGTGTTTTCACGAGGCATTCGGGTATATTCTACTTGTCGTTGAAAGGTGGGATCAAAACTGCGGTGCTGAGAGAAGCGTATAGAGAGGAGGTGTTGATTGATAGGGATCCTTTGCTGGCTGTTAAGGAGAAGTTTTCGAGGTTGTTGGAGGAAGGATGGCAAGAGAGGAAAGATAGATTGAAGTTGCAGAGGGAACAAGTTGAGAAAGATAGGGAGGTTTTGTTGGCAGGTGAAAAGCAGCAGGAACCAGAGGAGCGTCTTTGTGATTGA
- the LOC108816630 gene encoding small polypeptide DEVIL 14-like, protein METTVLLSTSRKVRTWKKCSKQMKEQRARLYIIWKCAVFLLSSHD, encoded by the coding sequence ATGGAAACGACAGTTCTGTTGAGCACTAGTAGGAAGGTTAGGACATGGAAAAAGTGTTCGAAGCAGATGAAGGAGCAAAGGGCTCGTCTGTACATCATCTGGAAATGCGCCgtctttcttctctcttcccATGATTGA
- the LOC108817266 gene encoding probable glutathione peroxidase 5: MGGSISVSEKSIHEFTVKNSSGKEVDLSVYQGKVLLVVNVASKCGFTESNYTQLTELYRKYKDQGFVILAFPCNQFLNQEPGTSQDAHEFACTRFKAEYPVFQKVRVNGQNTAPIYKFLKSKKPSFLGSRIKWNFTKFLVGKDGQVIDRYGPTVPPLSIEKDIKKALGDAEAFPST; this comes from the exons ATGGGTGGTTCAATTTCTGTGTCCGAAAAATCCATCCATGAATTCACTGTCAAG AATAGCTCCGGCAAGGAGGTTGACCTTAGCGTTTACCAAGGGAAGGTTCTTCTCGTCGTCAACGTCGCTTCTAAATG TGGTTTCACGGAATCCAATTACACACAGCTTACTGAACTTTACCGGAAATACAAAGATCAAG GGTTTGTGATATTGGCGTTTCCTTGCAACCAGTTTTTgaaccaagagcctggtacaaGCCAAGATGCTCATGAATTTGCTTGTACCAGGTTTAAGGCCGAGTACCCTGTCTTCCAAAAG GTGCGTGTAAATGGACAAAACACAGCACCAATCTACAAATTCCTCAAGTCTAAGAAACCATCATTCCTTGGAAGCAGGATCAAATGGAACTTCACCAAGTTCTTGGTCGGCAAAGATGGTCAAGTCATTGATCGTTATGGCCCCACTGTTCCACCTCTCTCCATCGAG AAAGACATCAAGAAAGCCCTCGGAGACGCAGAAGCGTTTCCAAGTACTTAG
- the LOC108817265 gene encoding protein HUA2-LIKE 3, with the protein MAPSRKKGGGKAAASARREWKVGDLVLAKVKGFPAWPAAVSEPDKWGYSADKKKVFVLFFGTQQIAFCNPADVESFTEEKKISLLTKRHAKGSDFVRAVKEIAESYENLKQQVEANDPKSADETTVGSSGNTIEPPQACENLTGTRLDTQIESNSSHGRDELTLLSEDASAAEQMLALRHNSLSLNVAAKDMCDTAIYSSKRRNERARSQKSAPETIVLPVQHSKLTSGLELDRLQRPLRQCSDGGHIVDDIDVGAIRRRKRIRRSGHSESDDVVSSALNLQGSDEENASEIATVESDNNSRNEGNGVDSGSKVEHSDDVGEGCEGGHELSKGLDFQISTMVKRKKRKPTRKREASDLIDPPAKVEAEEGFGTKACDSCQGSQDSHEKPCAENGDEHLPLVKRARVRMSRVFCADEKGNASSQFEERSSNSPTSAAKQPSPSVNNENDIVSGQDTSAAREFNSFDLSSKLPDDMVDVESSHMEKPSGRMSPSKACIQTVGDKKAATEFHENEFSVTQDDGVARARSNQLGSSPEGNTRVSEVVQGCSEVSQTVNCLNIESDPIDMQCTRQNEKDGLSLNSDTVDLSANNPPSLCPSLDVTASWAPAQSPHQHESQDNDSSDHSLIVVGDSSLKEKCENFDAIAQGVQSQAVEHSQLFCSVLNNQDAENMQESENNLRIEKQGSLELDSGKQGHVIENPAPCATERHNIVKEAEPQCETVYSHCEDAEENKKLEKSCETDEQKEQIQATNSVSVSENFSPEKMRLTPDSPARAIPHSNSVCHISTVESANGMQSNSNFCTSVQFGEKKPMSDDTVKEERKDEIGVTEVKKVISDVQFTIESFETALSSLVRTKETIGRATRLAMDLVKFGVSAKAMEILAHTLESESNLQRRVDLFFLVDSIAQCSKGLSGDAGGVYLSSIQVMLPRLLAAAVPAGATTQENRQQCLKVLKLWLERRILPESIVRHHIRELDSHSNVPACLYSRRSARTERALDDPVRDMEGMLVDEYGSNSTLQLDGFCMPAMLKVEDEGSDSDGEFESVTPEHESRILEGHVTPSVTERHTRILEDVDGELEMEDVAPPWDVGSSAPTDQAGNTESANCQPVFGTSHQNVTSSSPLAPPSQNAQCAMSDTYPNGFDRRGYPSMHGDHQTDIPRMNPLPVHYRSPESSYSSRASLSKSMAHGEDSNFQHGPYPPPPPSHHYYSYMEPDHHRKPRREAPSYPHRSHYTPDFEERNYHDGHERMRPAPCESRDNWRYHPPYSHGGSRYHDRQKGSYQSSSYSGHQHRDYGRFENDRWSHSPRAYNNRHSFHYKQHSEGPAPVAMRDPPGTWHQR; encoded by the exons ATGGCTCCGAGCCGCAAGAAAGGCGGTGGTAAGGCTGCAGCATCCGCGCGGCGAGAGTGGAAGGTTGGCGATCTCGTTCTCGCCAAAGTCAAAGGCTTTCCTGCTTGGCCTGCCGCG GTTAGCGAACCAGATAAGTGGGGCTACTCTGCCGATAAGAAGAAAGTATTCGTCCTCTTTTTCGGCACTCAACAGAT AGCTTTCTGCAATCCTGCTGATGTAGAATCATTTAcggaggagaagaagatatcGCTTTTGACAAAACGGCATGCCAAAGGTTCAGATTTCGTCCGTGCGGTTAAAGAGATCGCAGAGAGTTACGAGAATCTGAAGCAGCAGGTCGAAGCTAATGACCCTAAATCTGCTGATGAAACAACTGTTGGAAGTTCTGGGAATACTATTGAGCCGCCTCAGGCCTGTGAAAATCTTACTGGTACAAGACTTGACACTCAAATAGAGTCAAATTCTAGTCATGGTAGAGATGAATTAACACTTCTCAGCGAGGATGCTTCAGCTGCTGAACAAATGCTAGCTCTGCGTCACAACAGTCTATCTCTTAATGTAGCAGCTAAAGATATGTGTGACACAGCTATATATTCTTCAAAGAGAAGAAATGAAAGGGCAAGATCTCAAAAGAGTGCTCCAGAGACAATAGTATTACCGGTTCAGCACTCCAAACTAACATCAGGGTTGGAACTGGATAGGCTTCAAAGGCCCCTGCGTCAATGCAGTGATGGTGGCCACATTGTTGATGATATAGATGTTGGAGCTATAAGAAGGAGAAAGAGGATCCGAAGGTCAGGTCATTCAGAATCAGATGATGTGGTTTCATCAGCTCTAAATTTGCAAGGATCTGATGAAGAGAACGCATCTGAAATTGCTACTGTTGAGTCTGACAATAATAGTAGGAATGAAGGCAATGGTGTGGACTCTGGTTCCAAAGTTGAGCATTCTGATGATGTTGGTGAGGGTTGTGAAGGAGGTCATGAGCTTAGCAAGGGCCTTGATTTCCAAATTAGTACCATGGttaagaggaagaagaggaagcctACCAGAAAACGTGAAGCCAGTGACCTTATTGACCCTCCTGCTAAAGTTGAAGCAGAAGAAGGTTTTGGGACCAAGGCGTGTGATAGCTGCCAGGGATCTCAAGATTCTCATGAAAAGCCCTGTGCAGAGAACGGTGATGAACACTTGCCTCTAGTCAAGCGAGCCAGAGTCCGGATGAGTAGAGTATTTTGTGCTGATGAAAAGGGGAATGCCTCTTCACAGTTCGAAGAAAGATCATCCAACTCTCCAACAAGTGCAGCCAAGCAGCCAAGCCCTTCTGTTAATAATGAAAATGATATTGTATCTGGCCAAGATACTTCTGCAGCCAGAGAATTTAACAGCTTTGACTTATCTAGTAAGCTCCCAGATGATATGGTTGATGTAGAATCTTCTCATATGGAGAAACCTTCTGGCAGAATGTCTCCGTCTAAGGCCTGTATTCAGACTGTAGGAGATAAAAAAGCTGCTACGGAGTTCCATGAGAACGAATTTAGCGTGACGCAAGATGATGGAGTAGCTCGAGCACGATCTAATCAACTTGGCAGTTCGCCAGAAGGGAACACTCGTGTTTCTGAAGTTGTACAGGGCTGTTCGGAGGTATCGCAAACCGTGAACTGTCTAAATATTGAATCCGATCCTATTGACATGCAGTGCACACGCCAAAATGAGAAAGATGGACTCTCTTTGAATTCTGATACCGTGGATTTATCTGCAAATAATCCCCCAAGTTTATGCCCGAGTTTGGATGTGACAGCATCGTGGGCACCTGCTCAATCTCCTCACCAACACGAAAGCCAGGACAATGATTCTTCTGATCATTCATTAATCGTTGTTGGGGATTCTTCTCTTAAAGAAAAATGTGAGAATTTTGATGCAATCGCTCAGGGTGTTCAGTCCCAAGCTGTAGAACATTCTCAATTGTTCTGTTCAGTGCTCAATAATCAAGACGCTGAAAACATGCAGGAATCTGAAAACAATCTACGGATAGAAAAACAAGGAAGCCTAGAACTTGATAGTGGCAAACAAGGACATGTAATAGAGAATCCAGCCCCCTGTGCTACTGAACGTCATAATATAGTTAAAGAAGCGGAACCTCAGTGTGAAACGGTGTATAGCCACTGTGAGGATGCCGAGGAGAACAAAAAGCTGGAAAAGAG CTGCGAGACGGATGAACAGAAAGAGCAGATCCAAGCCACCAATTCTGTCTCTGTGTCTGAGAACTTTTCACCTGAAAAAATGAGGTTAACTCCAGACTCTCCTGCAAGGGCTATTCCACATAGCAACTCAGTTTGCCATATTTCTACTGTAGAAAGTGCAAATGGTATGCAGAGCAACAGTAATTTCTGCACCAGTGTTCAGTTTGGTGAGAAGAAACCTATGAGTGATGACACTGTCAAAGAAGAAAGGAAAGATGAAATAGGTGTAACTGAGGTGAAGAAAGTTATTTCTGATGTGCAATTCACTATTGAATCTTTTGAGACGGCACTTAGCTCCTTGGTGAGGACAAAGGAGACCATTGGCCGAGCAACACGTTTGGCTATGGATTTGGTGAAATTTGGTGTGTCGGCAAAG GCCATGGAAATTCTTGCTCATACTTTGGAAAGCGAGTCAAATTTACAAAGAAGGGTGGACTTATTTTTCCTTGTGGATTCTATTGCTCAGTGCTCCAAAGGTCTGAGTG GTGATGCTGGTGGGGTTTATCTTTCATCTATCCAAGTTATGCTGCCTCGCCTATTGGCTGCTGCTGTCCCAGCTGGAGCTACCACACAAGAAAACCGGCAACAATGCTTGAAG GTTTTGAAGCTTTGGCTCGAAAGAAGGATCCTTCCTGAATCTATTGTTCGTCATCACATAAGAGAACTTGATTCACATAGTAATGTTCCTGCTTGCCTCTATTCTCGCCGCTCGGCTCGAACAGAAAGGGCGCTGGATGACCCCGTTAGAGATATGGAGGGTATGCTGGTGGATGAATATGGAAG TAATTCAACTCTCCAGCTTGATGGATTTTGCATGCCTGCAATGCTCAAGGTTGAAGACGAAGGAAGTGACTCGGATGGTGAGTTTGAGTCTGTCACCCCTGAACATGAGTCCAGAATCCTTGAAGGACATGTCACACCCTCCGTTACTGAAAGGCATACCCGTATACTTGAAGATGTTGACGGCGAGCTTGAAATGGAAGACGTGGCTCCACCTTGGGATGTTGGAAGCAGTGCACCCACTGATCAAGCTGGTAATACAGAGTCTGCAAATTGTCAGCCTGTCTTTGGTACTTCACATCAGAACGTGACCTCATCATCTCCATTAGCTCCGCCGTCACAGAATGCTCAGTGTGCCATGTCTGATACCTACCCAAATGGCTTCGACCGCAGAGGATATCCCTCCATGCAT GGAGATCATCAGACCGATATTCCAAGGATGAATCCACTACCTGTGCATTACCGAAGTCCTGAATCATCTTATAGTTCCCGTGCATCTTTGTCAAAAAGCATGGCACATGGTGAGGATTCTAACTTCCAGCATGGGCCTTATCCCCCACCTCCGCCGTCACATCATTATTACTCATATATGGAGCCCGACCACCATAGAAAGCCACGGAGAGAAGCTCCATCATACCCTCACAGATCTCATTACACGCCGGATTTTGAGGAAAGGAACTATCATGATGGCCATGAGAGAATGAGGCCTGCTCCATGTGAGAGTCGAGACAATTGGAGATACCATCCGCCCTATTCTCATG GTGGTTCACGATATCATGACAGACAAAAAGGCTCTTATCAATCAAGCTCATACAGTGGCCATCAACACCGTGACTATGGAAGGTTTGAGAACGACAGGTGGAGTCATTCTCCGCGTGCATATAACAACAGACACTCTTTTCACTACAAGCAGCATTCGGAAGGTCCTGCTCCAGTAGCAATGAGAG ATCCTCCAGGCACGTGGCATCAAAGGTGA